TTTTCTTTGCACATTGCCCAGCGGTGTCTTATATAGGTGGGGAACGAAGATGGACTCGAAGAGTTGGACAGCAATAACAAATTTGGATTCagtgagtatttctgtgaatatAATTTGGTGAAAATGGAAATCGTGTACCAGATTCAATTAGCCTATTTTAGGGTACGGCTGCACAGATATTCTATATCTTACTACAGTTCATCGTTACAATTAATTAAGTGTAAATGTCTGCCATTATCAAAGAGTAAtagaaaaaaaaatagatttgATCAGTATTTACAAATAACAGGTCATTTCCAAACTATCAAAGCTAGGGGTTAAGGAGAAGCATTGTGACAAAGGCAGACATTCTTTACTCTGCTTAAAAAGATGCCCTGTATACAGGCCATTCTATGAACGTTTAAACACCCTTTCCATGATGAAAACAGCACATACAATGATACACGGATGACACCACAAAACGCTTCATGTACACTGAAAGAAAAAGACAGCGAATAAGAAAAGGGTATAGGAAACTGTCATACTTGAAATCCAGTAGTCGACTTTAAAATCTATTTCAGACATGCACTTCTAAAAGGTTTTTTGGTAAGTTTGTCTCTTTAAATACATAAATCATCATCAGAAATCTGTTTACACAGAAGGTATCAATATCACTGAGAAAACAAAACCTTTACAAAGGTTAGAGCTAATAATAATATTGGACTTTTAGGAAATGTTTTCTTCTGCCCTTCCAGTGGTTTGCAGGGGACAGATATGACTAGAATACAAGGAATCAAAAAAGGTACAAAAACTAAATTATaagaaaaaaaataatcaaatgtCAACTTGTTTCCTTCCACCAACCCTTTACCCAGCTGGCCCATGACACTACCCATGCCTACTGCAATATATGACAACTGACAAATACAGAGGGTTAAAACAGTCTGATCAGAACATAGCTTGGTGGTGAGCACATCTTcagtcatcttcctcctcctctgcttcctcgTCTAGATCCCTTTTCCTCTTCAGACCTCGCTCCTCTTCTAGGAAAACAAGTCAATGGTCACAACAGGAAAGCATTCAGTTTGGTTAAGTAGACgtgttattttttaaatcagtCCCAATATCAAAGCTACACACGATACTGTGACCTTGTGCATTTGGTGACAGCAGTGAGATTCCACCACACTCACCTTCGTTATCCTCATCACTCTCCTTGCCGTccaactcctcctcttcctcctaagAGGAGACAAATGCAGATCAGAATCTCCCTTGTCATGTGCCCTGGgtcatattcaaataatgatgtCACAGTGCAGTGGTTGAGATGCACCTTGTGGTTAGTAAACATCAGCCCAGTCTGCATCACTTTAAGGAAGGTATAAGATCATTTTGTGTGGCCCtttgttcatttatttttttattgtaaatCATTGAACTTATCATGCAGGCGTCGATCAAGATAAAAGTATCATTGCAGCCCCATCCTTAAAGTCTCACCTCTCCACTtaggtcctcctcttcctcttcttcaccTTCCTCCTCGTCATCATCCTCCTCTTTTCTTGGTGGGGCatcttcatcctcatcctcatcctcctcctcgtctACCTCTGCAGTTGAAAATATAATTAGCCTATTAAGGTGATCAAAAAAATGCATAAGGGCCACTACAACGTTACAATAGTTATAATGCAACTCATTCACTGCAGCCACTTGGTATAATACCGTGTTACAAAAGGAATCGTTGAACAACAACATGAACATAATTACCATTAGAAAAACACAAAGGTCATGTCAGAGCTCTATGGGTTCATATCCATCTGTCAAATCACAGCCCAATCAGAATATTATTTACCAACATTTTAAATAGTGTGGATCTTAAATCGTACCGTCACTGTCATCGTCATCATCCAGTCCCTCCACATAGGCCTCTGTGTCCGAATCCGGCGCCTCCTTGTCGTCTTTGTCATAGCCGTCGAGGTACGTCAACTGGGGGAGGAGCTTGAACACGTTGTCTCTGTAGTCGTTGAGGTTGGTCACCTCGCAGTTGAACAAGTCTAAGCTTTTGAGGGTCTCTAATTTTTTCTGTGAAAGAAGAGAAGTCTTGATGATGAAATATGAATATTTAGGCTTAGTTTGTTTTCTTTAATACTGACTACTCTAACTAGATTAAAATATACACTATGGAGGTTTAGTTGCTAATTGTTTACCTCAAAGCTTTACATATAAGTTATGGAGGTACATTTGATGAATGAGGTATTTTCTGGACAACGTTATGTCCATTTAGGGTTCCCTTTCAGACCCAATAGCACCTTGAGGCAAGAGTTCAgtatagtatatatacacacagagctACTACGTTGTCATGACACCCGCTGCATACCAGAGGTTCTATCGTGCTGAGGTCTTTCATTTTGTTGCCACTGAGGTTTAGGTGTGTGAGGTTTGGACATTTCTCCGCCAGTACGTCCAGCCCACCTGAGATCCTGTTGTCGCTGAGTTCAAGCTGAGGAGAAAACGATGCAACAACTGTATGAGCAGAGTAATCATAACATAACATCCATAAAACAGATTTTCACAAAGTGCTAATAGCATGGCAACAATAATACTtttgttaaattttttttttagaaaaccAACTTTTTTCAGCTTGTTCAGCTTCGGCAAGTTGGAGACCGACGTCAGCCCAACGTTGATTGTGCTTAGAAATTCCAACTCTTCAAATTCATCTGTGAGGCCCTCAATTTTGCCTTCGTTTGAGCGACAGTTATCAAGCACCAGTTCTTTCACCTGGAAAACAAGAGGAATAAGAAATGTAAAGTGATTCTTTACTCCAAATCTGTAACTACAGTGTGTCTGTAGTTTGAGGGAGGGCGGTCCCAAAGCAACAGAGTCTGCAGAAAGCTATATTTgacagcagaggaggctggtggtaggagctataggaggacgggctcattggaATGGCCGGAACGGAACGCTATCAAACTCTGCTCCACTTATTCCAATCCAATGAGCCCGTCCTGCTATAGCACTtcctaccagcctcctctggcaCTGGTCTAGTGCAGAAAATGTTACATAACAGATGGTATGTGTTGCTTGAGCTTAAATGAATTGATCATTTATTAAACATCTGGGTGGTAGTTTCAGGTAACTTGTTTGTTCCACGGATCACTATTTGGTAAATACATGGAGGTGATTTCTCACAGGAACGTACATGTAATAATGTAGtaatacacatttagattgaaCTCACTTTAAACATATCTGATTGATATGATAGTACCCAGCTTGTACACTCCTCTGCAATTCACACATTTTGGGGACACAATGCAGACTAATGTTTTGCACAGGACTCACCCGGATTCTCATTAGTGTCCTAAAAGGACAATGACCAATATTCATATTTTAAAATTGGTGCCGCTGCTTGTATTCCATTGCCATAGTCCCACAAATTAACCCAACCAGCCCATAGGCAAAACACAGACACCTCTGGTATATTAAATTTGCCATGAAAACAACTTCTGTTGAAATTAACATTATGCTGAGTGGACACCATTGGCATTATATTATACCCTGGATGAGACCATCTGTGCTGCTGGTGAGAGCCAAATCCGCAAATTATGCACGTACTACGCACGTAACAAATTCGACTAAATGGGGGGTAAACTACGCACAATGATCGACGTGTGGGTGTATTTGTCGATTTTCATTGCTCTAAAAGCGAAAACAACCTGCTACGAGTCGTGCAATGGGTCATCAAGCGAGTAGGAGGGGCTGCCGATTGGAAGTTGGCTGGGTTGGCAGCAGGCGTAAGAAAACCAATCGTTACATTATGGCTTTACTCATAAAGAGTTGACGATTTGGATTGTAGCCTACTGCAATATGTTTAAAGGTATGCAGGAAAAAGTTGTTATCGTTCGTGTTAAATGAACGCACAGCAACGTACACGGTATCTTCGATAGAAACCATTGCCTTTGTTTCTCGGTAAAATGGCGGCTTGTCCTAGATCTTGAAACTGGAGCACCGCAGCCCGAAATTGCCTGTCGGTTTTTATGTGCTTAGCTTGACAGAAAATTATTCTCTCTTGTTTGATACTGAAACCAGGGTCAAACTCATCGTTTTTCAAGTGAGAATCCAAGCATGCGAATAGCCTATGCAACCAAACGAGTTATAATGTAAAACATTGTAACATGCTTTTGGGATTCTTATTCGGCAATAGTCTGTCAATGCATGATATTCTCTGAATGTGCACCTTGTTTAGAATATGAGCCGAGATAATGTTTGACACGTGATAACCTGCACTAAAATCCTAGGACGGACAAAACCTTTTCATTGCGGTTTAAATTAGTTGTGTAGGCTATGTACTTAACGTCAATAAGACCTAGGGTGTTATAACAAATACAAAAAGTAGGCCTAGCCTACCATGCACGGTAAATATAGCCTTCCCAACGAACGATACACACGTCTATTTGACAGTCTAGGAATTAGCCTATCTTTGGATAAACAATCCGTAGGCAGACCAGATCGGTTACCAAACCATTTCCAATAGGTATAGCCTGTGCTGCGTAATAAGTTGTGAGCGAGCAATCGCCAGGGTACAAAAATCAAGGACATTGTGTAGCCTATGCATGCGCTAAAATAGTAACGTTAATTGTATGAGAACTGACAATGAATTAGCTGAAAAGAGGCTATGAATGCGCCTTGTTGATGGGAAGGAAAAGGGCGCGTTCAGGACGTTCAGTTACCATTAGGCAATATGGCTCACGCTTGCCTTTTAAATACAGATATGAAAATTAGGTGTATTGGTGCATTATCACCAACTGCACGTCCAGACATGCTTCCTTCTAGTCGTTTTAAGTTGGCTACGAAGTCTAGAGCGGCAATTACGGTGATAAATATCAGCAACAATGTAACACAAACTGCTCCGGTGAAGGCAACATTGCTAACTCACGAAAAAAAACTTTGTAACCCTTTGCATATCACACCATCATTAAAACAATTGCAAACAATACGATCTCAACGTTAGCTTACATCAGATGGCGTGCGATTCCGCAATTCTAGATGAATTCTTTTCTTCATATCCATCTTGAGAAAACCAGTCCACCGATTTTATAAACAAAGTATACAGAcgtaaaagtatttttttttactgaaattgCAACTACTACTCCTTGAACAGACTGCTGTTGTTCATTCAAACTTGATCTCCTCGGTAGGCGGGAATGTGAGTTGGGATTGTCGTCACCATTGACCAATTACAATCGCCAACAAAAAGGGGGACAGGATTTACAAAAGATCACCCACCAATAAAAGGCGATTATAAAATTGGGTGGGGTTTTCTACACAATGTTTGGTTGTATGTTCAGTATTTAAGTTGACATCCAAAGTATGTACACATCAACATTTAAAAATCTGTCCATCAGGATTTACTTAGCACACAGCTAAATGATGAAATGTGGCTTAATAGTGAGGATCCTCCTTAGCAATTCATTTAGATATTGTCAAAATGTTGCCTTAATTTTGAAGTAGGTTATGGACACCTTCAATGATGGTCTAATTACGCACGCAGGTGCGGTGCTTAAAACCTTTCAATCGACGTTTTTGACATCTTCCTCATTTTATCATTGTGAGTTTCGGCGAGTCTGCTGCCAACATCATTTTGGCTTTGGGCCTTGGCCACAACATCATAATTATATAAGTACGCCGTTATGCACTAGACCCATGGAAAACTCAAAGCCCCGTTTCCCTACACAGGCTAATGAAGAACGAGCAGCATGCAACTGCGGCAACATCTGGTGACTTGTAAGCCTAGCCGTAGTGGTTTATGCATAGCCAAACTCCTGTTTTTTTATATCCAAGAATGTGTGGAATGCAGGATTGTCGCCACCAAAATGTATTGACACGCCGAAACCACTCACACATTACAAAGTGGTCGCATCAGAGACCCCCATTGCCGCCATTACATGTGCAGGGTTGAAACAATGGTCTCACCACATATCCCAACCAACTACTGCAATTGTGTAGGTAGGCTACAATAGGCTACATTGACTTCCGCATCTCTTATGAACCAACAATCATGCATTGGTGATGGAGAAAAACAAGGTCACCTGACTTGGCTACGCCGGCGCCATCTTGCCAGCAAAATGCAATACAGTGAAATGTAATTTATTGATGATTAAAACGAACAAAAATCATTAACATTACCTATCATTGAGGTCAGTTCTGTATGGCGCTCCGACATTGCTTTAAAAAGCATGGAAAACGTAAAGCTTTGCGCGCTACTAATTGTTTTTCTCAAATGCACCGACTTTGCTGGCTGAGAGAACACATTTGATGAGAATCTGTCGCTCATGTCATGTACATTTCAGGTAATTTCGTTCTCGACAGTCTTCTTCCACTTTCCTGGCCAGTTTCCGCACCGTGCCTGCAGGATCATTTGGAACCATTTTTGGGTATTGCTGTTTGTCGCATTTGCCAGCACCATATTTCCGCTGGGTGTGTCCCTCTGACTATATGCCCTTGTTCTGCCTTGAATGTGAGAAGAGAACTGCATACTGCGTGTTTCTTGTGCGCAGAGCAGTTTTCCACGTCGCTCGACCTTTCCCGcaaccatctctccctcccttgctcTGAATCGAGCTCAAACTCAAACATTTCCGCTTGAGACTAGGGGAATAGGCAGGCTCGTTTGTAGGAAAATAGCAATATCAGGTAACTATCAGGTCAGGTTGCTCTGATGATGTGTACATTTGTAGCAACATCGTATTATTATCATGCCGTTTCATAGTAGCTTACTTTTGTAAATGCATTACAAAAAGCCTACTTGCCTATGAAGAGGAGTGGCCGGTTTTGGTTACACGAGTAATATGTTTCTTAATAGAGCTAACACTTATGTAGCTAAGGCTAAACTGTACCCAAACATTCTCATTTCTAGGCTTCAATTACTTAACAGTATAACTCCAGTAGGCTACTTTGTAGGAATGACCTTGTTACTACACAGGTATACGACAATTGGAGGAAATGTAAAGTGCATTCACAGGCATACATAATGCAGCCTGTATGCTATCTTTAACGGCACTCTCTCATCTATTTTGGTTTGAACTGAAACAACGTTACAGGAGTAGCCCCCTGGCACAATATGAATACAGGTTGAATGGTGGCCTAGAGTTAACAAATAAACATTTACGAGTACTACGTGTGTATGAATAAAAGATGCCACTTCCCAAATGTAATGTTTTAATTCCAAAGGCCCAGATGCATTGCAGTCCTTCCTCCTACCTAACAGGTAATATAACTGAGTGTGATGTGGTCGTTTTGATTCAAGTTGATTCAGGATCTACACAAAGACAGTTTTGTAGCCTATGGGCCTATGCTAAGAGTTTGGGATATTTCGTTTTTTACATAGGCCTAGTTGTCATGTTGCAACTAGCTTGACTAGATAGCATTTGCTTAGGCTGTTCAGTCACAGCTCCACACCATTGCCATCTAGTGgtggatacagtgccttgcctACTTTATTTCTATGTAGCAGACAGGCAGCATTACTTAATTATTATATATCAGCAGGGTATGATATTTCTTATATAAGAGCTGGAAACACCAGAAGGAAATGTGCCAGCCCAGTATGGCTGCAAGAGCACACCTTTAAATTGTTGGGGGTAACATAGCAATTATTGGAGGATGATGCAGCcatgtgtttttatttaaccaggcaagtcagttaagaacaaattcttatttacaatgacggcctaccacggccaaacccggacgatgctgggccaattgtgggctgccctatgggacttccaatcacagccggttgtgatacagcctggaatcgaagcagggtctgtagtgacgcctctagcactgagatgcagtgccatggatcgttgaaccagggtctgtagtgacgcctctagcactgagatgcagtggtgCCTTAGAccattgaaccagggtctgtagtgacgcttctagcactgagatgcagtggtgccgtagaccactgcgccacccgggagcctCTCTTCTGGTAAAACTTATTTTACTACAACAGTATACTTTGTCAGGCCTCAATATGTTCAGAACTATTCTCTACCCTAAGGTTTTAAAGTTGACCTGCTGGCTTAAAAAATACTTTAACTCTaaagtggattttttttaaatccagaaATCAGAGACATTTCACACATAAGGTTTAAAAATGAACAATCTTTCACTTTGAAAGTATGTTGTCCTTTTTATgcactagaccagtggttcccgacacttttcagttactgtaccaccaactgaattctgctctgcctggagtacccctgaagtaccctttcatgtgcattttaccagtaagcctatggtctcatgagtcttctcaagtaccccctgtggatagaccaggtacccccaggggtcctagtagCCTTGTTTGAGAACCACTGCACTATACCATATGTAAGGATTATTTCTATCCACTAGATGGTACCTTAGGGTAGAGAATAGTTTTGAACATAATGAGACCTGACAAAGTATAATGTTGTAGTAAAATAATGTTACCAGCAGAGGGGGGTGTTGATGAGAAAACAAGATTATGGTGAAGTGTCCTTATAAACATATAGAGGGAACACATACCCCAAAACATTTGTGAGGAGCTGACCAACGGAAACAAAGTCACACACTATGTATAGTCTACTATCAAACATGTAATGTTGGTAACCAGGGAAAGTGAAGTGTTCTGCAAATTATCATTCagtacatttagaaatgtccaAATGAATGACATAGTGTAAGATGATCAATTCTATAAATATTGGATCCTATGTCAGAAGATAAAGTTGCTAATTTTGAGGCATAACACTAATGTCACTTCCTTGTATATTTTGATAGTTATAACCTAAGGCTTGGGGTATCAGTGGACTGTTCCTCATACCAACGTGGGATCCAGAGTTTGACTAAATGGCACAAAGATAATCTGCGGTTGCCGGTTTGAGTCCCCAAGCTGATGGGGGAATCTGGAGGGTCCTTCAAAATCCCATGAGCTAACTACCGCCATTGTGACCTTTAACCCCAGAACTGGTCCAGTCTGTCCCTTGTTCTGACCCCTACTTCtctatgtgtatatacagtactgcaTGTGTATGCCCACCTGGGAGAAGGGGATATACAATAGATATTTCTGTTGCAAAATGGACTTATAAAGTTCTCCTATAAGAGGAAAATTCTCTCTGTCCACCACATGTATGGTAGCCTATATTAGAACTATTTGAAGACAACAAATCTTCTGACCCCTATTTTGCTAAATAATTAGCTGAGGATCCTCTTCTGCTAAATTCAAGTGATGTGCATATCTGAGAACAATGGTAGGAGCCAGGAGAAGGTTCTACGGTTCACGGTGTAACTCAAGTTGCTCTACATTCATTATTCATATTAATTGATTCTGGCAGTTTTGAGGACAGCGCCTTGTAATGCAACACCCATGGAGGACAGGGATGAGAAATGCACACTAATTTCCTTTGACATGCATACTAAAGAGCCCATTTAATAGTCACACGACGAACTGGCACACATGACCCTAGTGAAAGGAAATGTACATCTTATAGTGCAATGGTTATAAACCCACTACCCCAGTGAATGTTGTCCAGTTCTCTTGTTTTTGTTTAAATTTATACATCTCCCTATCAcggctcaggagaagacccaaatgcagaccgTTTCAaagtaacaacagtttattaCACAAACGGGGGCAGGCCAACGACAGgccaagggcaggcagaggtcagtaaatcCAGAacagagtccgaaaggtacagaacggcaagcAGGATGGTCAAAAACTGGGAAAGCTGGAAAACAAACTAGTACAAGACAGACACATGGAAAACtcactggtaggcttgacaaaacaaaacaaactggtgacagacagaacacaggtataaatacattggggataatggggaagatgggtgacacctggaggggggtggagacaagcacaaatacaggtgaaacagatcagggtgtgacacccaaAGCAGCTGCAATTAGGTTTACTAAATCATTATTTTGAAAGCATCATTATTCAGAACAATTGATTATAATCTATTGTATGTTACCAAGGTGTCACATCCTGATCTTTGTGctggtctccaccccctccaggtgtcgcccatcttcccaattatccccagcgtatttatacctgtgttctcagTCTGTTGCCATTTTGTCTTGTCAAGCCTATCGGTGTGTTTTTCCCCTGTGTTCTTGATTTTTCTGGTCTCTGTTTTCTAGACCTCCCTGTTCTGCCCTGACACTGACCCTGCCCGGCTGCCCTGACACTGAGTCCGCCTgtctgaccattcagcctgcccaaccccctgtacctttcggactctgacCTAGTTAATGAACTTCTGCCTGTCTTTGACCTACCTATTGCCTGCCCCTTCTAttctaataaatatcagagactctaaccatctgcatctgggtctcgccctgtgtcGTTACACAAGGTCTACATATTATATGGATACCCCCTGTACTTTTCAGGAATGGGGGCACAAGGCCTTGTAGAACCACGTCTCTATCTGTTATATGGATGTTGGGGAATATCGGTGTGTTCAGCCTATTTTGATGAATACTTTACATCCCATCACTCTGGCATCAAGGTGGCTCCTCTTGCTAGATGCCGGTGGGCTGGCATATCACTGAAAAGTCCAGAGCAACATTTGTCATTTGCTGGTGACATTACAATACAGCAGCACCCACATCTATCTGGGTAACCAGTGTTGTTATATTCTCACCTAATCAAATAGCAGCCTCTGGAGATCTGCCAGTAGCACACAGGCACCACAACCCACATTCTCAATCAAACTATCGCCCAAGTTTCAATCAAACTATAGGCCAAGTCTCTATCAAACTATAGGCCAAGTCTCTATCAAACTATAGCCCAAGTTTCAATCAAACTATAGCCCAAGTCTCAATCAAACTATAGCCCAAGTCTCAATCAAACTATAGCCCAAGTCTCAATCAAAC
This sequence is a window from Oncorhynchus clarkii lewisi isolate Uvic-CL-2024 chromosome 26, UVic_Ocla_1.0, whole genome shotgun sequence. Protein-coding genes within it:
- the LOC139385223 gene encoding acidic leucine-rich nuclear phosphoprotein 32 family member A-like isoform X1 yields the protein MDMKKRIHLELRNRTPSDVKELVLDNCRSNEGKIEGLTDEFEELEFLSTINVGLTSVSNLPKLNKLKKLELSDNRISGGLDVLAEKCPNLTHLNLSGNKMKDLSTIEPLKKLETLKSLDLFNCEVTNLNDYRDNVFKLLPQLTYLDGYDKDDKEAPDSDTEAYVEGLDDDDDSDEVDEEEDEDEDEDAPPRKEEDDDEEEGEEEEEEDLSGEEEEEELDGKESDEDNEEEERGLKRKRDLDEEAEEEEDD
- the LOC139385223 gene encoding acidic leucine-rich nuclear phosphoprotein 32 family member A-like isoform X2, coding for MDMKKRIHLELRNRTPSDVKELVLDNCRSNEGKIEGLTDEFEELEFLSTINVGLTSVSNLPKLNKLKKLELSDNRISGGLDVLAEKCPNLTHLNLSGNKMKDLSTIEPLKKLETLKSLDLFNCEVTNLNDYRDNVFKLLPQLTYLDGYDKDDKEAPDSDTEAYVEGLDDDDDSDEVDEEEDEDEDEDAPPRKEEDDDEEEGEEEEEEDLSGEEEEEELDGKESDEDNEEERGLKRKRDLDEEAEEEEDD